The following nucleotide sequence is from Candidatus Flexicrinis affinis.
GCCAGCACCGGCAGGACGATTAGCAGATCCGCCAATACGCGACTGCCGCGAGGTAGTTGTCGGACTTGCCGCATGTCGTTCGACATCACGTCCGATCGGGCGCGGTCACCGGAGTAACTCGGAGTGACCGTGAGATCGCGATGACCGACACGTTCCCGCACACGATCCCCGACATCAGCGACTCCAGAAATCCTAATGAAACCAAATCACCGGCAGCAGACGATTGATATATGTCGGGTGTTAGACGTTTCCAGCACCCGAGCGATGCGAGCCATCGAATGGTTTCGTATCGCACTAGGCAGTAAAGGGAGGATGACCCCATGAGAAAGTTCGCTTTTCCGATTCTCGTATTGTTGATCGTGGTTGCAGCAGCAACGGCCTTGGCCGCACCGAACAAGTTCATTGCGCATCTAGCGGGTCAGAACGAGGTGCCACCAGTAGACAGCAGCGCACAGGGGCAAGTGAAGTTCAAACTGGCAGACGATGGGCTGCACTTCAAGCTCATCACGGCCAACATCATAGGCGTAACTCAGGCACACATCCATTGTGGCCCGGAGGGCGCCAATGGCCCTGTGGTTGCGTTCCTCTATGGCTTCAACGCCGCAGGTGTCGATAACAACGGCGTGCTTGCCGAGGGTGTCATTACTCCGGCTAACGTGATCCCCCGGCCCCACTCGGCGGTCTGTCCGGGAGGAGTCGCAGACTTCGATGATCTGCTCGAGAAGATGAGCAGCGGCGGAACGTATGTCAATACGCATACGCTGTCTGTGCCGTCCGGTGAAATCCGCGGCCAGATCCGTCCGATCGGCAGTAAGTAACCCTGTCTGAAATGGGACGCCGCGTGCAGGCGCGGCGTCCAGATACAACAGCAGGCCACGTGCGGAGACCACTCACGAGTCGGGAGTACTATAGATTGTAGTCTTGCGCTGGCGTTCAAAGGTTGCCTCCCATGGTTAGCCTGCTGCCCTCCACGAACCGAACGTTCATCTTCGTCCTCGCCGCCGTTATCGTGGTATCCATCGGAATTGTCGCAGCAGCTGTCACGCAGGGATTGAACGCGCGAACGGTTGCCGCTGCGCTGCTCACGTTCAGTTTCGTGCAGTTTCTGATCTGCGGGACGCTGTTCACCGGCCGAGCAATCCTAATGTGGACCATCGCAGATGCGACACGCTTCATGCGCTGGGAGCGCGGGTCAAACATCATCTCCGTATGTGCGTCCGCGTTGGGATTGGTTCTGCTTGCCCTGTTCATCGGCAGTGCCGAGACCGCCTATCTCGCCGTGCTCGGCGCATCCGCTTACCTCATCGGCGCCGTTCTGATCATCGTGGCAGAGACG
It contains:
- a CDS encoding CHRD domain-containing protein yields the protein MRKFAFPILVLLIVVAAATALAAPNKFIAHLAGQNEVPPVDSSAQGQVKFKLADDGLHFKLITANIIGVTQAHIHCGPEGANGPVVAFLYGFNAAGVDNNGVLAEGVITPANVIPRPHSAVCPGGVADFDDLLEKMSSGGTYVNTHTLSVPSGEIRGQIRPIGSK